The Planifilum fulgidum sequence CGGTACGTGGGCCGGACCTTCATTCAGCCCAGCCAGGAGATGCGGGAACAGGGAGTCAAGATGAAACTGTCCGCGGTGCGCAAGGTGGTGGAGGGGAAACGGGTGGTCATGGTGGATGACTCCCTTGTCCGGGGAACCACCAGCCGCCGGATCGTAAGGATGCTCCGGGAGGCGGGAGCCGCGGAGGTGCACGTTCGCATCAGTTCCCCGCCGGTCCGGTTTCCCTGCTTTTACGGGATCGACACCTCCGACCGGGATCAGCTGATCGCCGCCGGCCATTCGGTGGAGGAGATCCGGAAAATCATCGGCGCCGACTCCCTGGCCTTTTTGAGCGCCGAGGGGATGCTGGAGGCCATCGGACGCCATCCGGGCGAACCGAACCGCGGCCACTGTCTGGCCTGCTTCGACGGAAGGTATCCGACAAAAATCGGGGACGCCCTGGTGATGGAGGGGAGACGATGAGCGAAGCGTATCGCGCGGCCGGAGTGGACATCGACGCCGGCAACGAGGCGGTTCGGCGGATCAAAGAACATGTCCGGCGCACCCGCCGCCGAGAGGTGATCGGCGACATCGGCGGTTTCGGCGGACTTTTCGCCCTGAAATCCTTCGATCAGCCCGTGCTGGTTTCCGCCACGGACGGGGTGGGGACCAAGCTGAAAATCGCCTTTGCCCTGGACCGCCACGACACCATCGGCATCGACTGCGTCGCCATGTGCGTCAACGACGTTGTGGTGCAGGGGGCGGAGCCCCTGTTTTTTCTCGATTATCTGGCCACCGGAAAGCTGGTTCCCGAACAGGCGGAAGCGGTGGTCAAGGGGGTGGCCGACGGATGCGTGGAGGCGGGCTGCGCCCTGATCGGCGGGGAGACGGCGGAAATGCCGGACATGTACGCCCCCGGTGAATACGACATCGCCGGCTTTTGCGTCGGCGTCGCGGAACGGGAACGCCTGCTCACGGGAACGTCCATCCGTCCCGGGGACGTTTTGCTCGGCCTCTCCTCCAGCGGATTGCACAGCAACGGGTTTTCCCTGGCGCGGAAGGTGTTGTTAAGCGGCGGCCCGGATCGGCTGGGGGAAAAACTCCCCGAGGAGGGTTGCACCCTGGGGGAGGAGCTGCTTAGGCCGACGCGGATTTATGTGAAAACGTTTCTCTCCCTGCTCAGGCGCTTCGACGTGAAGGGGGGCGCCCACATCACCGGCGGCGGCCTCGTCGAAAACGTCCCCCGGATGTTGCCGGAAGGGTGCCGGGCCGTCATCGACCGGGGCAGCTGGCCGGTTCCGCCCATTTTTCGGCGGATCGCCCGGGAAGGGGGCATCGGCGACGAGGACATGTTCCGCACCTTCAACATGGGGATCGGCATGGTCCTCTGCCTGCCGGCGGGCCAGGCGGAGGAGGCCAAAGCCCGGGCCGAGTCGCTGGGGGAGCGGGCCTGGATCATCGGCCGGGTGACGGAAGGAAGCCGCGGGGTCGCCTGGACCGGAAGGGAGGACCGTCGATGAGCATCGCCGTGTTTGCCTCCGGGAGCGGGAGCAATTTTCAGGCCCTGGTGGAGGCTTCCCGCGCCGAGGACTGGCCGGAGCCGATTCGACTCCTCGTCTGCGACCGCCCGGGGGCGCGGGTGCTGGAGCGGGCCGAGAAGTTGGGCGTTCCTTCCCTTCTGGTCGACCCGAAGGAATTTTCCTCCAAGGCCGACTACGAGGCGGAAATTCTGGCCCGCCTCCGGCGGGAGGGGATTCGGCGACTGGTGCTGGCGGGATACATGCGGCTGATCGGACCGACCCTTCTGGACGCCTACCGGTGGCGAATCGTCAACATCCATCCCTCCCTTTTGCCGGCCTTTCCGGGGAAGGATGCCGTCGGGCAAGCGCTGGATTACGGCGTGAAATGGACCGGGGTCACCGTTCATTTCGTCGACGAGGGGATGGACACCGGGCCGATCATCGCCCAGGAGCCGGTCCGCGTCGACGAGGGGGACGACCGCGCATCGCTCACCCGCAAGATCCAGGCGGTGGAGCACCGGCTTTATCCATCGGTGATCCTCGACTGGATCAGCGGCCGGATCAAGGAGCCCGCCGGCAGATGACGGGTTTGTTCAAAAGGATGGGAAGTTTCCCGCTAAAAAAAGAGGCTTCCTGGGTGCCGGCCGGGGGAGGCGGGGCCGATATGCGCCCCTTTTCGGAAAGGACGGATTGCCCGGCCTGCCCGCGGGAGGGCGGAAGCCGGATTTAGGAAATTTCATCCCACACCGTAGCGGAAGGTAAAGGAGGAAGCCATGCTTACCATCCGACGCGCATTGATCAGTGTGTCCGACAAGACCGGAGTCGTCTCGTTGGCCCGGGAGTTGGCCGCAAGGGGCATCGAGATCGTCTCCACGGGCGGAACCGCCCGGCTGCTGAAGGAATCCGGCGTTCCGGTCACCGGCGTTTCCGACGTGACCGGTTTTCCGGAGATCCTGGACGGGAGGGTGAAAACCCTGCATCCGAAGATCCACGCCGGGCTCTTGGCCCGTCAGGATGAGGAGGAGCACCGCCGACAGCTCCGGGAGCACGGGATCCAACCCTTCGAGCTGGTGGTGATCTCCCTCTACCCCTTCCGGGAGACGGCGGGGCGGCCGGGGGTGTCCTTTGAGGAAGTGATCGAAAACATCGACATCGGCGGTCCGGCGATGATCCGGGCGGCGGCCAAGAACCACCGCCATGTGACGGTGTTGGTGGACCCGGAAGATTACGGGGTCGTGCTTTCCCAGATCCGGGAGCGGGGGAGCGTGGATGATGAAACCCGCCTTCGCCTGGCGGCCAAGGCGTTTCGCCACACGGCGGCCTACGACGCCCTGATCGCCCAATATCTCAGCGGACGGGCGAAAGAAGCGTTTCCGGAAAAGCTGACGGTCACCTTCGACAAGGTCCGGGATCTTCGATACGGGGAAAATCCGCACCAGAAGGCCGCCTTTTACCGGGATCCCTTCGCGGGGCCGGGGCGGATCGCCACCGCCGAAAAGCTGCACGGCAAAGAGCTTTCCTACAACAACATTCAGGATGCCGGCGCCGCCTGGGAGGCGGTCCGGGAGTTTGCGGAGCCGGCGGCGGTGGTGGTGAAACACACCAACCCCTGCGGGGTGGGGTTGGGCTCCTCCCTGCCGGAGGCCTTCCGGAAAGCCCATGAGGCGGACCCGGTTTCCATCTTCGGGGGCATCGTCGCCCTGAACCGGCCCGTCGACCGGGAGACGGCCGAGCAACTGAAAGGCATCTTCCTGGAGATCGTCCTCGCCCCCGATTTCACCCCGGAGGCGCTGGAGGTGCTCAAGCAGAAGAAAAATCTGCGCCTGCTCCGGATGGCGGGGGAAGGAGAGGAAGCCGGGACGGAGGGGGCCCCTTGGCGCTTCACGGCGGCGGATGGGGGCCTGTTGATGCAGGAGGCGGACCGGAAGGGTCTGGACCGCGCCGAATGCCGGGTCGTCACCCGGCGGGCCCCCTCGGAGGGGGAGTGGAAGGAGCTCCTCTTCGCCTGGAAGGTGGTCAAGCACGTCAAGTCCAACGCCATCGTCCTGGCCAAGGATCAGCGGACCGTCGGGATCGGCGCCGGACAGATGAACCGGGTGGGCGCGGCGGAGATCGCCATCCGGCAGGCCGGCGATCGAGCCCGGGGAGCGGTCCTCGCCTCCGACGCCTTTTTCCCGATGAAGGATACGGTGGAGGCGGCGGCCCGGGCCGGGATTGCGGCCATCATCCAGCCCGGGGGATCGATCCGGGATGAGGAGTCGATTGCCGAAGCGGATCGGCACGGGATCGCCATGGTGTTCACGGGGATCCGCCATTTCAAACATTGAGGGAGGAAGAGGGATGCGCGTCCTGGTGATCGGAAGCGGCGGACGGGAACATGCGCTGGTGTGGAAACTCCGGCAGAGCCCCCGGGTTTCCCGGGTGTACGCCGCCCCGGGCAACGGGGGGATGGCGGAAGGGGCGGAGTGCCTGCCCTTTTCGGCGACGGCGGTGGATGAGCTGGTGCGCTTTGCGGAGGACGAGGGGATCGACCTGACGGTGGTCGGCCCCGAGGCGCCGCTGATGGCCGGCTTGGTCGACCGGTTTGAGGAGCGGGGACTGAAGGTGTTCGGACCGCGCCGGAAAGCGGCGCTCATCGAGGGGAGCAAGCGGTTTGCCAAGGAGCTGATGGCCCGGCACGGCATTCCGACCGCCCGTTTCCGCGCCTTCAACGATGCGGAGGAGGCCAAGCGCTACGTTCGGGCGCAGGGGGCACCCGTCGTGGTGAAGGCGGACGGATTGGCGGCGGGGAAAGGCGTGGTGGTGGCCCGCACCGTCGAGGAGGCCGAGGAGGCGATCCGGCAGGCGATGGAGGAGCGGGTATTCGGTGCGGCGGGCGAGGAAGTGGTGATCGAGGAATGCCTTTTCGGACAGGAGATGTCCCTGATGGCCTTCGTCGACGGGGAGACGGTCCGCCCGATGGAGCCGGCCCAGGATCACAAGCCCGTGTTCGATGGAGACCGCGGTCCCAACACGGGCGGCATGGGGGCCTACTCGCCGGTCCCGCAGATTCCCCGGGAGGTGGTCCGCCGGGCGGTGGACAAGATCCTGAAGCCGACGGCCCGGGCGCTGGCGGAGGAGGGGATTCTTTACCGCGGCGTGCTGTATGCGGGGCTGATGATCACGCCGGAGGGGCCCAAGGTGATCGAGTTTAACGCCCGCTTCGGCGATCCGGAGGCCCAGGTGATTCTTCCCCGGCTGGAGTCGGACCTGGTGGAAATCCTCCTGGCCACGGCGGAGGGTCGGCTGGCGGAGGTGGAGATCCGCTGGAGGGAGGAGGCCGCCGTCTGCGTGGTGATGGCCTCCGAAGGGTATCCGGGTTGTTATCGCACCGGGCTGCCCGTCACCGGATTGCCGGAGCCCGCCGCCGACCGGATCGTCTTCCACGCCGGCACCCGGCGGGAAGGGGACCGGATCGTCACCGCCGGCGGCCGGGTGCTCGGCGTGACCGCCCTTGGCTCCGACATCGCGGAGGCCCGGAACAAAGCCTACGACGCGGTGGAGGCCATTCGCTTTGAAGGGGCCCACTTCCGCCGGGACATCGCCGCCCGGGCGCTGAAGGGGTAGAATGCGCCTCCGATGATCCGGGAGGGTTTCAGCTTTGGAGAACCCGAAAGAACCAGGTGATGACCCCCCACAAACCGATGCCGAACAACAGGGACCAATGGAACGAAACATGATGTCTCAGACAAATCACGATGATCAGTAAGAGAAAGGCCGTGGGAATCAATCCCCACAACACCCCGGTTAAAAAATCGGCGATTTCCCGGGATTTTGGCTGTTCCAGGGACAGCCAGAAAGCCGACAGCAAACTCACCAGCGGGAGCGCCGCGATCCATCCCCCGAGCACGGGGGATTTTTTGCCGAACCAGGTGACGAGCAGGATGATCAGGGCGGAGGCGATCGCTTTGGTCAAGGTGTAGAGCATTCCGGCGCCTCCTCCTTCAATCGCCTGAGAAGAAGCGAAAACCCTTGAAAAATGACGTCTTTTTCCTCCTTCGGAATGCGGGTGAGAAGGCGCTCCAATTTCGCAATGTCCAGTCCCGTGTGTTCCTCCAGGACTTTCCGGCCTGAAGGGGTAAGGTTGAGCTCCACGACCCGCTCGTCGTCCCTTCTCCGTTTCCGAAAGATCAGTTTTTTATCCTCCAGGCGGCGCAGGATTTCGGAAGCGGTGTTGTGGGCACACCCCAGATGTTCCGCCACCGCCCGGACGGTTGTTCCGGGATTCATGGCGATGCAGTGGAGGGCCCGGACCGAAGAGTGGGAGAGCGGCACGGTGAAATGCGGGTGGCAGTGATAATAAATGGAAGAAAACAGTTGGGAAAGTTCCCTTGCATCCATAAGGATCCCTCCTATATCGGTTATAACGATTATATCGTCTAAAACGATATATTTGCAACATGCTTTCGGCGATGGGGACTGCATGTCCAAAAGGTGTGAACATATCACGACCGGGCCTTGCCGGTCCGTCGGCATGTCG is a genomic window containing:
- the purN gene encoding phosphoribosylglycinamide formyltransferase, with amino-acid sequence MSIAVFASGSGSNFQALVEASRAEDWPEPIRLLVCDRPGARVLERAEKLGVPSLLVDPKEFSSKADYEAEILARLRREGIRRLVLAGYMRLIGPTLLDAYRWRIVNIHPSLLPAFPGKDAVGQALDYGVKWTGVTVHFVDEGMDTGPIIAQEPVRVDEGDDRASLTRKIQAVEHRLYPSVILDWISGRIKEPAGR
- the purM gene encoding phosphoribosylformylglycinamidine cyclo-ligase; translation: MSEAYRAAGVDIDAGNEAVRRIKEHVRRTRRREVIGDIGGFGGLFALKSFDQPVLVSATDGVGTKLKIAFALDRHDTIGIDCVAMCVNDVVVQGAEPLFFLDYLATGKLVPEQAEAVVKGVADGCVEAGCALIGGETAEMPDMYAPGEYDIAGFCVGVAERERLLTGTSIRPGDVLLGLSSSGLHSNGFSLARKVLLSGGPDRLGEKLPEEGCTLGEELLRPTRIYVKTFLSLLRRFDVKGGAHITGGGLVENVPRMLPEGCRAVIDRGSWPVPPIFRRIAREGGIGDEDMFRTFNMGIGMVLCLPAGQAEEAKARAESLGERAWIIGRVTEGSRGVAWTGREDRR
- a CDS encoding MarR family winged helix-turn-helix transcriptional regulator, with product MDARELSQLFSSIYYHCHPHFTVPLSHSSVRALHCIAMNPGTTVRAVAEHLGCAHNTASEILRRLEDKKLIFRKRRRDDERVVELNLTPSGRKVLEEHTGLDIAKLERLLTRIPKEEKDVIFQGFSLLLRRLKEEAPECSTP
- the purD gene encoding phosphoribosylamine--glycine ligase encodes the protein MRVLVIGSGGREHALVWKLRQSPRVSRVYAAPGNGGMAEGAECLPFSATAVDELVRFAEDEGIDLTVVGPEAPLMAGLVDRFEERGLKVFGPRRKAALIEGSKRFAKELMARHGIPTARFRAFNDAEEAKRYVRAQGAPVVVKADGLAAGKGVVVARTVEEAEEAIRQAMEERVFGAAGEEVVIEECLFGQEMSLMAFVDGETVRPMEPAQDHKPVFDGDRGPNTGGMGAYSPVPQIPREVVRRAVDKILKPTARALAEEGILYRGVLYAGLMITPEGPKVIEFNARFGDPEAQVILPRLESDLVEILLATAEGRLAEVEIRWREEAAVCVVMASEGYPGCYRTGLPVTGLPEPAADRIVFHAGTRREGDRIVTAGGRVLGVTALGSDIAEARNKAYDAVEAIRFEGAHFRRDIAARALKG
- a CDS encoding DUF3147 family protein, yielding MLYTLTKAIASALIILLVTWFGKKSPVLGGWIAALPLVSLLSAFWLSLEQPKSREIADFLTGVLWGLIPTAFLLLIIVICLRHHVSFHWSLLFGIGLWGVITWFFRVLQS
- the purH gene encoding bifunctional phosphoribosylaminoimidazolecarboxamide formyltransferase/IMP cyclohydrolase, with product MLTIRRALISVSDKTGVVSLARELAARGIEIVSTGGTARLLKESGVPVTGVSDVTGFPEILDGRVKTLHPKIHAGLLARQDEEEHRRQLREHGIQPFELVVISLYPFRETAGRPGVSFEEVIENIDIGGPAMIRAAAKNHRHVTVLVDPEDYGVVLSQIRERGSVDDETRLRLAAKAFRHTAAYDALIAQYLSGRAKEAFPEKLTVTFDKVRDLRYGENPHQKAAFYRDPFAGPGRIATAEKLHGKELSYNNIQDAGAAWEAVREFAEPAAVVVKHTNPCGVGLGSSLPEAFRKAHEADPVSIFGGIVALNRPVDRETAEQLKGIFLEIVLAPDFTPEALEVLKQKKNLRLLRMAGEGEEAGTEGAPWRFTAADGGLLMQEADRKGLDRAECRVVTRRAPSEGEWKELLFAWKVVKHVKSNAIVLAKDQRTVGIGAGQMNRVGAAEIAIRQAGDRARGAVLASDAFFPMKDTVEAAARAGIAAIIQPGGSIRDEESIAEADRHGIAMVFTGIRHFKH